One region of Demequina sp. TMPB413 genomic DNA includes:
- the rsmD gene encoding 16S rRNA (guanine(966)-N(2))-methyltransferase RsmD, with protein sequence MTRIIAGDVGGRRIAVPKTGTRPTSDRVREAIFSRLDHADALRGAHVVDLFAGSGALGIEALSRGAAHATFVESATPAVRVIESNIKQVGLGTRATIVREKALPYLARASAEWTIAFLDPPYDIAHGDLVPVLEALVPRLASHATVVLEMSTRRTAPAWPHGLDLIQSKAYGETTVYFAEHVR encoded by the coding sequence ATGACACGGATCATCGCTGGCGACGTCGGTGGGCGCCGAATCGCGGTGCCGAAGACGGGCACAAGGCCCACCTCTGATCGAGTGCGCGAAGCGATCTTCTCGCGCCTCGACCACGCCGACGCTCTGCGCGGGGCCCACGTTGTCGACCTCTTTGCGGGTTCAGGAGCGCTTGGTATCGAGGCATTGAGCAGGGGCGCCGCGCATGCGACTTTCGTGGAATCGGCGACGCCTGCGGTGCGGGTCATCGAGTCGAACATCAAACAGGTCGGACTGGGGACTCGCGCCACCATCGTGCGCGAGAAGGCCTTGCCATACCTGGCACGGGCATCGGCCGAGTGGACGATCGCATTCCTCGACCCGCCCTACGACATCGCCCACGGTGACTTGGTGCCTGTTTTGGAAGCCTTGGTGCCGCGCCTCGCAAGCCACGCAACCGTCGTCCTCGAAATGTCGACAAGAAGGACGGCCCCCGCCTGGCCGCACGGCCTCGACCTCATTCAGAGCAAGGCGTACGGCGAGACGACCGTCTACTTTGCCGAGCACGTGCGCTAA
- the coaD gene encoding pantetheine-phosphate adenylyltransferase translates to MATVVFPGSFDPITLGHVDIAVRARQLFDRVVIAVAHNSTKSPLLDVDVRVQVAQLAVSHVDGVEVAATDGLLVDFCEAQGAVAIVKGLRGGADYDVERPMALMNRSLTGIETVLLTGDSALSHVASSLVRDVARHGGDISAYVPPGVEAAVLEALRDGR, encoded by the coding sequence ATGGCCACCGTCGTCTTTCCAGGATCCTTCGACCCGATCACGTTGGGGCACGTCGATATCGCCGTGCGTGCCCGCCAACTGTTCGACCGCGTCGTCATCGCCGTCGCCCACAACTCCACCAAGTCGCCGCTGTTGGACGTCGACGTACGTGTGCAGGTGGCCCAGTTGGCCGTGTCGCACGTCGATGGTGTTGAGGTGGCCGCGACGGACGGGCTGCTCGTCGACTTTTGTGAGGCCCAGGGTGCCGTCGCCATCGTCAAGGGCCTACGCGGAGGCGCTGACTACGACGTGGAACGCCCCATGGCGCTCATGAACCGCTCGCTCACAGGGATCGAGACGGTCCTTCTCACGGGCGACAGTGCCTTGTCGCACGTCGCCTCGTCGCTCGTCAGAGACGTGGCGAGGCATGGGGGAGACATCTCGGCATATGTTCCGCCGGGCGTCGAGGCGGCAGTTCTCGAGGCGCTGCGAGACGGTCGCTGA